The DNA region GTTAAAAACAGCGTCAGGATACTCTATATCCAGTTTCATTCAAACTTTCGTCTGAAATCTCCCGGTTATCATTTTCGCCCGGTCGCTACAATATACACTTCACGGGAACGGGCCCGGGAAGAGTCCGGCTTACGAACTTTAACCTTCGCAAACAGGGAGCGAATTTCCTTAAGATACTCCTCGAAACCTTCGCCCTGAAACACCTTCACAACAAAACTACCACCAGGCGCTAGTACATCACGACTCATTTCTAACGCTAGCTCCACCAGATACATGGCGCGGGGGATATCCACCGCCGGTGTTCCGCACATATTTGGTGCCATATCTGACATGACAACCTGGACCTTACTTTCACCTACACGATCAAGTAACGCTTTCAGCACTAATTCATCACGAAAGTCGCCCTGAAGGAAGTCGACACCGACGATGGGATCCATTGGTAAAAGATCGCACGCGATGATTCGGCCCGTTCCGCCGATCTGCGTTACCGCATACTGGGACCATCCGCCAGGTGCCGCACCGAGGTCAACAACCGTCATCCCCGGCTTAAAAAGTTTGTCACTTTGCTGTATTTCATCAAGTTTAAACCAGGCACGGGAACGTAACCCCTTTTTCTGTGCCTGTTGAACATATTTATCGCTAAAGTGTTCCTGAAGCCAGCGGCTGGAGCTGGCAGAACGCTTTTTACCTGTCATTTAACATTTCCGTCCTGGTTCATCGTTTCTTGCCTGTGACGTAAATTTCTACGCAGCTATTTGGCGATATAAGGGAGATGGCGGTAGAATGAACCGTTTTCAATCCCAACGTAAGCAAAAATATACGATGAATCTGAGTACTAAACAAAAACAGCACCTTAAAGGTCTGGCACATCCGCTCAAGCCTGTAGTGATGCTTGGCAACAATGGTTTGACCGAAGGGGTGCTTGCCGAGATTGAACAAGCGCTGGAACACCACGAGCTGATCAAGGTGAAAATCGCCTCTGAAGACAGAGACACTAAAAACCTGATCGTGGAAGCCATCGTGCGCGAAACCGGCGCCTGTAATGTACAGGTCATCGGTAAAACGCTGGTGCTCTACCGCCCATCTACAGAGCGTAAAATCTCGCTGCCACGCTAAGGATATCCTGAATCGAACACATTTTCTGTGTGAAACGAGGGATTTCTGTCAGCAGGCGAGCAAAATGCCATGCTCCTTGAGTTGATAAAAGGCCGCTATGCGGCCTTTTTCTTTTCTTTACAATGTATCAACATCTTAGTAGAGAAGCGAATTACAGGTATTCAACCTTAATAATTTCGTATTCCACTTCGCCGCCAGGGGTGCGGATGGTGACGACATCGTCCTGCTCTTTGCCAATCAGGCCACGAGCAATCGGCGAGTTCACTGAAATCAGGTTCTGTTTGAAGTCTGCTTCATCATCACCCACGATGCGATAGGTCTGCTCTTCGTCATTATCCAGGTTCAGCACGGTAACGGTAGAACCAAAGATCACACGCCCGTTGTTAGGCATTTTGGTGATATCGATAACCTGTGCATTGGAGAGTTTGGCTTCGATATCTTTAATACGCCCTTCACAAAAGCCCTGCTGTTCACGCGCAGCGTGATATTCAGCGTTCTCTTTCAGGTCGCCATGCTCGCGCGCATCCGCGATAGCGGCGATGATTTCAGGACGACGCACGGATTTCAGGAAATCCAGCTCTTCGCGCAGTTTTTCGGCACCACGTAAGGTCATCGGAATAGCTTGCATTTGTTATACCTCTTAAACATTCCTGTTGGGAGCAGTGTTCCCTGCTCCTGCCCCCCTAAGCGGGCAAGAAGCAAAAAGAAAACCGACCCGGGAGCAGCGCCCCAGGTCAGCAGCAATTTTTCAATTTGATATGCATTTTACCGCGAAGTTCACTATGGGTCATCGTTTACTTTGCAGTGCCATGCACCGTAGTATGACGGTTTGTTTTCGGGTTGTTAGCGCGAGATTATGCGATTTTCCAGATTTATCATCGGATTGACTACCAGTATAACGTTCACCGCCCAGGCCGCGAACGTTGATGAGTACATTAATCAGCTCCCCGCAGGCGCGAACCTCGCCCTGATGGTGCAGAAGGTTGGCGCACAGGCTCCGGAGATTGACTATCACAGTCAACAGATGGCGCTGCCTGCCAGTACCCAAAAGGTGATCACTGCCCTCGCCGCCCTGCTCCAGCTCGGGCCCGACTTCCGCTTTACGACCACACTCGAGACTAAAGGTAACGTCGAGGCTGGCGAACTAAAAGGCGATCTTATCGCCCGTTTTGGCGGCGATCCGACCTTTAAGCGCCAGGATATCCGCAATATGGTTGCGGTGCTGAAAAAATCTGGCGTGCAGAAAATCGATGGTAACGTGCTGATCGATACCTCCATTTTTGCCAGCCACGATAAAGCACCCGGCTGGCCGTGGAACGACATGACCCAGTGCTTTAGCGCTCCGCCCGCCGCCGCGATTGTTGACCGAAACTGCTTCTCGGTTTCGCTTTACAGCGCGCCAAAGCCTGATGATTTAGCGTTCATCCGCATCGCGTCCTACTATCCGGTCACGATGTTTAGCCAGGTCCGCACGCTGGCGAAAGGATCCCCGGATGCGCAGTACTGTGAGCTGGACGTCGTGCCCGGCGATCTTAACCGCTTCACGCTTACCGGCTGCCTGACGCAGCGCACCGATCCGCTGCCGTTGGCCTTTGCAATACAGGATGGCGCAAGCTATGCGGGCGCCATTCTGAAGGATGAACTGAAACAAGCGGGCATCACTTACACCGGCACGCTGCTTCGCCAGACGCAGGCCAACCAGCCCGGTACGGTCGTCGCCAGCAAACAGTCTGCGCCGCTGCACGATTTACTGCGAATCATGCTGAAAAAGTCGGACAACATGATTGCCGATACGGTGTTCCGCATGATTGGTCACGCCCGTTTCGGCGTGCCTGGAACCTGGCGCGCGGGCTCAGACGCGGTTCGTCAGATCCTGCGCCAGCAGGCCGGGATCGATCTGGGGAATACCATCGCCGTCGATGGCTCCGGCCTGTCGCGCCATAATTTGATCTCTCCGGCCACGATGATGCAGGTGCTTCAGTACATTGCACAGCATGACACTGAGCTAAACTTTATTTCAATGCTGCCGCTGGCCGGGCATGACGGTTCACTGCAGTATCGCGCGGGGCTTCACGCCGCCGGCGTGGACGGCAAAGTCTCCGCGAAAACAGGCTCGCTGCAGGGGGTTTACAACCTTGCAGGCTTCATCACTACCGCCAGCGGACAGCGCATGGCATTCGTGCAGTATCTTTCCGGCTATGCCGTCGAACCGACCGACCAGCGCAACCGCCGTATTCCGCTTGTTCGCTT from Enterobacter chengduensis includes:
- the greA gene encoding transcription elongation factor GreA, whose protein sequence is MQAIPMTLRGAEKLREELDFLKSVRRPEIIAAIADAREHGDLKENAEYHAAREQQGFCEGRIKDIEAKLSNAQVIDITKMPNNGRVIFGSTVTVLNLDNDEEQTYRIVGDDEADFKQNLISVNSPIARGLIGKEQDDVVTIRTPGGEVEYEIIKVEYL
- the dacB gene encoding serine-type D-Ala-D-Ala carboxypeptidase; its protein translation is MRFSRFIIGLTTSITFTAQAANVDEYINQLPAGANLALMVQKVGAQAPEIDYHSQQMALPASTQKVITALAALLQLGPDFRFTTTLETKGNVEAGELKGDLIARFGGDPTFKRQDIRNMVAVLKKSGVQKIDGNVLIDTSIFASHDKAPGWPWNDMTQCFSAPPAAAIVDRNCFSVSLYSAPKPDDLAFIRIASYYPVTMFSQVRTLAKGSPDAQYCELDVVPGDLNRFTLTGCLTQRTDPLPLAFAIQDGASYAGAILKDELKQAGITYTGTLLRQTQANQPGTVVASKQSAPLHDLLRIMLKKSDNMIADTVFRMIGHARFGVPGTWRAGSDAVRQILRQQAGIDLGNTIAVDGSGLSRHNLISPATMMQVLQYIAQHDTELNFISMLPLAGHDGSLQYRAGLHAAGVDGKVSAKTGSLQGVYNLAGFITTASGQRMAFVQYLSGYAVEPTDQRNRRIPLVRFESRLYKDIYQNN
- the yhbY gene encoding ribosome assembly RNA-binding protein YhbY — protein: MNLSTKQKQHLKGLAHPLKPVVMLGNNGLTEGVLAEIEQALEHHELIKVKIASEDRDTKNLIVEAIVRETGACNVQVIGKTLVLYRPSTERKISLPR
- the rlmE gene encoding 23S rRNA (uridine(2552)-2'-O)-methyltransferase RlmE, which translates into the protein MTGKKRSASSSRWLQEHFSDKYVQQAQKKGLRSRAWFKLDEIQQSDKLFKPGMTVVDLGAAPGGWSQYAVTQIGGTGRIIACDLLPMDPIVGVDFLQGDFRDELVLKALLDRVGESKVQVVMSDMAPNMCGTPAVDIPRAMYLVELALEMSRDVLAPGGSFVVKVFQGEGFEEYLKEIRSLFAKVKVRKPDSSRARSREVYIVATGRK